The genomic region CGGTTTCGTAGAGTTGAACGGTATAACCCTTACGTTGTGTAATCAATATCTATATCAATCTTCAGAAGAGTCGAACATGCTTGATTTCAAAACACACACCTACAGCGGATTCAAAAGACCGCAAGCCTACCGACAACATCTGAATAATCTACTCACCATGTAAAAATTACTAAATCAAAAGCTGCTCTTGAGCCTCTTACGCCCAGGAGCAGCCTACACAACGGAAGCAGCTTAAACATCAACTAGATAATTGGAGAATAACATGATTTCCATGACTTTTGAGACTAGGGATTTTGAATAAATTTGCAGAGTGAATATGAAAACACTTACAGCCTTACTGACAACACTCGCTATATCTATATCTCCATCTGTCTGTACTGAAGGGGTGTATCCAAATGCTTAGTTCCAAACTTCAAGCTTCAATCATCAAAAGCTACAAGTTCAACCTCGAACAAAAGCTGTGGCTGATGAAGTACGTAGAATCCATAGCCAAACGTGACCCTAAGCTATTTATCAGGCTATTACATGAGTCTGATGATAGGTGGGGAACAGAGATGGCACTCAGAATACACGAAGCTGCTACTTACTTGCTTTCACGCAAAGACATGGAGTGGGGTAATCGCGTTGCTGAGGTGGCTATACAGCTCCTACGTTTAGAAAATCAATTTACCCGTTAACGAAATACAGGAACAATATAATGCCTTTCAAATTTGCCAAACTGTCAGCTCTAAAGAAGCCTAAATCAAACGTACGAAATCGTAAAACTGTTATAGCTCTCTTCGAGTCAAAAAGGGATATTGTTGCACATCTACCTAACATTGACGCAGTGACCCAAGAGTTTGCTAATCAAGCATACGTTATCGACCAACTCATAAAACTAGCTTTGAATAAGAATTCTGACCTTTTTTGGAGACTGTTGACATCTCTTGATGACGAGGAAACGATTACGAAAGTGGGGATTATTCTTTACCACTACTTCAAGGATTGGGAGCCAGCAGCTTATAACTGGTACATCGACCAGATGGTTGAGAATAGCAAGGGAGTTTTAAACTTCTAAAGTAGAAAAATAGCAAACAACAGTAACCCCTCTAGTAGCCTCCTCTAGGGGGTTTTTGTTTGCACTTTGGGTGTGACATTTGACATCTTGGCATTTGTCACGCACTATCGATTTGTTACCTCAACATCCCACCAGGACGGAGTTGTCTGAGCGTCTCTTCTTGGGCTACACCCCTCATTTCATTCCTAATTTGTTGTCGTAGGGTTTCGGCTTGTCGGTCTGTCATTACACCCACGCCGTTATTGTTGATGTTAATCACCACTTGTCCTGCACCAGCTCCATTATTTCGGTGGGCAGGAATGACAGCCTCACCTTTATGGAGATAAGCTAACTGATTGTGTGGAACGTAGGGAGTACCTACTGCATATGATGGTATGGAGAACTTTGCAGGACTGATACCAAAGTTAGGAGTGCGTCCACCAAACAATTCACCAAGTAACGAACCAAATATACCTGTACCACCGCTAGCACTACCAAGAATATTGTTAAGAGCCAAATCTGCAAGTCTAGAAGCGATGTTACCGAGCATATCCAGTGCTGCTTCACCTAGCGATTTAGTCCCCGTTATGAAGCTGCTAATCGCATCTGTGAAAGCTCCACCAATTCCATCACGAATCTGAATCTCCAGCGCGTGTGCTTTGTTGTAGTTTTCTTGTAGTACCTCACCTAGTCGTGTCCACCGCTCAGCATAGTCTCTAGAGCGTGTTATGCACTTTGCCTTACCAAATCTACAAATCGCCTGAGCATTATGACGGCAAAGGCAACAAAATGAAAACCAACTAATGTCTGTGCTAAACGTTCATAATCTCTTGTTAAGCGCCGAAAGCGCCCAGTCCACGCAAAACTTCGCTCCACTACCCACCTGCGAGGAAGTAAAACAAATCCCTTCTTGGCTTCTGGTAGTTTGACGACTTCCAATTGGATACCTTCTACGGCAGCCTCCTGAGCGGCTTGTTCTCCGGTATACCCTTGATCCACAAAGGCAATTTCCACCGTCTCACCAGTAATTTCTTGCACTTGTTGAGCAAGTTCCTGTACCTGGGAGCGGTCTTGTTCGTTCGCAGGGGTCACTACCAGTCCTAACAAATGTCCCAGAGTATCAACTGCAACATGTACCTTGCTGCCCTTCTTGCGTTTACCACCGTCATACCCAGCTCGTCCTCCACTTTCAGGGGTTGACTGTAGGGTGCGACTGTCGAGAATCACCGCAGTTGGGGTCTCCTTGCGTCCGGCAGCCAACCGCAGTAGTGTTCGGAGGTCGTCTACAATTGCCTCAAATACTCCTGCATCAATCCACCGTTGAGTTTGCTGATAAACTGCTGCCCAAGGCGGAAGGTCATGCGGCATCATGCGCCAAGAGGCACCAGAGCGAACCAGCCAACGCAACCCGTTAAACACTTCCCTGAGACTATGTTCTCGTTGCGGTGCTTCTTCGCTCATCAAAGTAAGATAAGGGGCAACAAATGTCCACTCGTCATCACTGACATCAGTAGGATATGCTTTTCTTTCCATATTCCTACTCTAGCGATCCTAAAAGTTCATAACACCCTCTAGACCTCATGATGCTTTCTGATGCAGCATTTACACCAGCCATCTTGGATTCACGAGTCCAATCAACCAATCTCTCTCTACGCCCTTGGTAATCTAAACCTTGCATGACTCTGGCTGCTTCCCTTTCTTTCAAGGTGGAGCGTAGCTGTTCTATTTTTAGAGTGCGTTCTTGGTTATCGAAGAAGACTTTACTTTGTCTATTTATTTCTTCTTGTCTAGACGCACGTTTATCAATCTCAGAGTTAAGACTTTTCTCACCAGCTATCAGTTTGTCCAGGTTGTTTATTGCTGCTGAGTAGTCAACACCACCTTTGACACCATCTCTGAGTTTTATACCTCTAGCAGTTACTAAATCTTCTCTATCGTCTGTTAGGCGACGAATACGTGCTGTAACACTACGGTTCTCGTTGTATCTGGTTAATGCATCACCACTCAAGCCTAATGCACCACGTCTAGATTCCAAGTCGTAGGCGAGGTCACGGTCAGAACGTTGTTGTGCTAATGAAGCAGCTTTGTCCCTATCAGCCTGCTCTATAGCACGTCTAGCTTCATCAGCCACTTTCTTGGCAGCACGTTCAGCATCACGTCTACGTTTTTCAGCTTCTCTTTTAGCTTTGCCTGCATCCCCTTCACCTGCTGAAGGTTTCCACGGTGGTAAGTTACTAGTGCCATCAGAGCCTAGTGAAGCAGCTACAGACCTACCAGATATGGGTGAGCCAAAGCCAGAACTACCAAGAACTTTATCAGCAATACTGTCTGAATAGCTGGCTATTGAGGGATATTTACCTTGGGGCTTGGTACTGTTAGCCAAGTTGGGATTACCACTGTACCACTGAGCAGCAGTACGTCTAATTGCTTCTCGTTGATTACCACCAGCAGCTTTAAGGTTGCTGTTGTACATTTCTTAAAGTTTGTATTCAATTGTCTTTTCTTGAGCAGCACGGTCATTCAAGAATTGTTGTGGTGTCAAACTCTTACCTAATGCCGCTTTAGTCCAACTGGCGACATTGGCTGGCATGACTTGACCCAAACCTAAAGCACCACTATCTGGATTGACAGCTCGATAGTTACCACCGCTCTCTTTACCAATGATTGCTTGGTACAAAGAACTTCCACCTGATGAACCACCACCAGTGATGTTTTGAATAGTTTGGTCGAGCCAACCTGTTAACCCTATCTCTTGCATCTTGTTGGCTACTTGACCGAGCATATTCATGAGTTCACCCACCAAACTCATGACATTGTTGATAGCATCACCCCATACCTGAAATCCTGCACCTATAGCCTTGACAGCTACATTCACCAAATCTAAAACACCAGGGTACTTGTTTAGATACTCTTCCCCAGCTCTCATCAAATCTGCTGTAATTGAAAGTGCCGCATTAACACCACTACCAATCATCTGTCCTAACGCAGCAGCCTCATCACGGGATGACACCAACCATTGGGATATCCTCTCAACTACAGCTCGTCCAGTTTCTAAGTCGATGTTGATGCTACCAAGAAAACTGTTAATCGTGTCTAATCCTGCAATAATGACTGGTTGTAGTAAATCTCCAAACAACTTCTGTGATTGCTTGACTTGGTTGTTGAATGCTGTGAACCTATCATTTAGCGTGTTGGTGGCTTCTATGAAATGTCAACTATCTTGACGAATGCGCGACAATTATTTTGGTTGCTTTTGGTCAGTAGAAGAAGAGCGTTGTAGAGCCGCTTGTTGACGAAAACTGGGTGCAAGGATTTCGAGAATGACAGCATGATGTACCAAGCGATCTACAGCAGCAACGGTCATAGTAGAGTCGGTAAAAATTTCATCCCAAGCACTGAAAGGGTGATTGGCAGTAATCATCAAGCTTTTGAGTTCGTAGCGGTGAGCAATTAACTCAAACAACACTGATGTTTCCACTTCCGACTTTTTGACATAGCTAATGTCATCAAGAATCAGCAGATCGTACTTATCGAGCTTGAGTAAAGCTGATTGCAGTTGTAAGTTGGCTTTCGCCGCTTGTAGCAGTTGCACGGCTGTGGTGGCACCCAGAAACTTGACTCGTGCACCCAGTTCTACCAAACTGCGACCGACAGCAGCAGCTAAGTGAGTTTTCCCGACTCCAGAAGGACCGAACAGCAGCAGATTCTCACCCCGCTTCAACCAAGTTCTGTCCTGAGCCAGTTGCATGATGCTAGTGGGACTTTAAAACTTTCTAAGCCCAAATATAGCCGAACTTAGCTCTGTGAGAGGCAAATACATCAACATGCTCATTAAGCCAGCGGACCAAACGAAACTCGACTGCGGTGCGGAATGCCTCCAATGCTTCGGCAAAGGTTTGTAAGGGTTTGGTTGCCCAACGTCTGCGGAATCCGCCGGTCAACTGATGCCAAAGGATGAAGGTGTAAGCGATGAACACTAAAACCCAATGACGCTTCATACTCAGAGCATCCCGAACTTGATACTCACTCAAACCCAACCAGCCCTTGGCTTCTCGATAGAAGACCTCCACCCAGTTGCGAGCAGAATATGTTTGAGCTACCCAAGCCGCACTGACTTGGTTGTCAGAGGCATTGGTGAGAAAGTAATCCACCTCCGTCGCTTGCTCGAAACTAGAGGCATTGAGTTGAATCGCCAGCCAGCGAGTGCCTTCGAGCTTCGGAACGTGAACTGGTAACAGCGCCACCCAAACTGTCCGGGGCTGCTCCAGATTGAGTTGCACAGGTGTGAACTGCTCCACTGCCAAGGTTTGAGCAATAGCTTCTAATCCCTGCTTACGAGCAGACTCATCACCTGATGTTTGAGCAGTAACTTGGCGGTTTTTGGCGATTGCTGCCACGTAAGTTAGGTTTCTCGACTCCAACTGCTTGAGAAAAGGCGTGTTATTACCGTAGCCTGCATCAATTACAGTCACACCCGGTCGATAACCGCGCTTCAAGCATTGGTCAACCAAGTCTAGAGCCAGGTCAGGTTTTTTCTGGAAGTTGGGGTCTGCCTTGCCTTGCTCGAATAAACTTGCGTGTTGATAGAGTGCAACATCTAACGGCAGACGTCGCACTCCATCATACAAGTAGGTAGTCAGCAGCACAATACCATTGTCAGTCTTGCCAATCTCCCCAATGTACTGCCGTCCTACCCCATCAGTAGCCGCACCACTTTTGCGATGTCCCGAATCATCTACAATCAATGTGAAACCTTGACTCGGGGTCGTCTGGCGACACTGGTGCATCACCTCCAACCGCCGATTATTTAGCTTGACTTCATCCCAAGGGGCATTGTTGAGAAAATGTCTGAGGCTGTTGTAGGAGCCATCTACTGTATTTGTGACCAGTTGGCTCAGGTTTTTGCGCTGACTCTCACCCAGCAGTCCCCCTAGATAAACACGAAATTCCTGCCGCTGCTTCTGACGCGAAAATACATCATCAAACCGACGACACCAGTTCTCAAAGCACTGCGGCATCGCTGCTGGTACTTGATCTTTCACCTTACGTTGCTCCTGTCGAGACTGACGTAAAACGCAACTCCTACCCGCATTCTAGCTCAATTTGCTCCATCTTTCTTACAAAGTCCCACTAGGCTGATTTAAGCTGGGGCAATGGCTGAAGTCAAAGTTGGAAAAAGCTTTTCCTGGTGGCAGGTGGGCATCTTTGAGGGCGCGTTGCACTCGCGCTTGATAACGTTGTGTTGCCTCGGATTCGCACAGTGCTAGCAAGAATTGAGCGTGTGACCAGCCCCCAGCCAGAGCCTGACGCTCCAACTCTTGCCAATGGTTGTTCATGTGGGGCAGTTTGAGTGTTTTGAGTAGGAAGCCCAGAGTCTCGATGGCTGTTATTTGGCTGTTGTTGGGGGACATGATGCAAGAGAGAGTCGTAAGGGGAAAGGTCGTGTTGCTGTACCGAAAGCGTTGGATGTGCCACACTCTCACCCAGATGAAACTGCTGTTGCAGTCCCACCAAGCTAAGGGTGCCAGAGCGTAAGTGGTCAGCCAAATACAGTGCGACTGCGTGTTCCTTATCTTGTTTAGCAGCAATGTACAGTGCCTCGGTCATCAATCGTGCCGTCGTGTAGGAATCGAACTGGGTTAACATCTCCTGCCATAATTGGCGGTAGTTGTCGTCAGGCAATAATTCTTGCTGCCAGGTACAGTGTAGAAAAGCACGGGGTTTCAGTCGCAGGCTGTCAATGACGTGACGATAATTGACGCAACGGGAGCGCCGCAACCGACTGCGGCTAGGTACATGAAGGCGTGGCAGTTCTACCACCTGCTGCGTGCCGACAAAACCGACTATCCGGTCATGATGTAGGTGAAGGGTTAATCGTAAGCCAATCAATTGTGACGGCACAGTGTAAGTGATGCAGCGCACGGTCATCGTGCTACGGGTGGTAACTCTGACGCTGAGGATTTCGTAGTCGGGATAACGATAGTTGGGTAATGGATGCAGGTAGGGTTGCTCAAGCTGAAATTTGGCTTGAATGCGCGTATTCAACTTCTCAACTATCCCAGAGATAAACGCTTGATAGGCAGCAACACTATCAAAATCACACGAGCCGCGCAGCAATAGGGCTTGATGCAGCCGTCGTTTGAAATAGCCGTGGGGTGACTCAATCGAACCATTTTCATGGGCTAGTCCGCGATTATTTCGTGAGGGACGCAAATTATAGTGCTGGCATAGCCGTTGATACATTTGCGTCAAATCTTCATCGGTGCGTTTACCCAGGTTACGGTAGGCGGCACTAAGACTATCGCTGCGATGTTCTTGTGGACAACCCCCGCTTGCTGCCAAGGCATTCTGCAAACCTTCAGCCAGAGCAACAAAACTCTCGCCACCTTGAATGACTTGCACGTACTGCCATCCACTATAGGCAAGTCGATAATGATACAGTAGATGCTCGAAGGGTTGACCGCCAATCGTGACTTGCACCTGCTTGAGCTTGGTGAAGTCCGACAAGCCCATTACGCCTGGTTGATGCTCTAACTCAAACATCACTGACTGCGCTGGTCCACTGGTCGCTTTCCATTGCTGGACTCGTCGTTGCAGCGTCCGCACGATAGACTGCCCATACTTGCCTGGATACTTCTGCTGCAGGTACTCGAACAACGTTATCGCTTGCAATTGCGGTTGTTTTTGTAATAGCGGAACTAGTTCGCTGTCCCATACCTCAGCCAATGGGTCTTTGCGGGTACGCCAGTCATGGGGTCGTCCGCGTTGCGGTTGATGAGCTCCCGCATCAATGCGTCTACCTGTACGCTTCGAAAATCCTCCCTTTGCTGCTGCTGTTTCCTGCGTGCAGCCAGATTCTCTCGCTTTCATGTATATTTGAACCTGTTTGAAATTAATTCGTTTTCCCGACACTAGGCAGTCCATTAATTGGCGTTAATTGACATTGCCTAGTGTCTTTTGTTTTGGCAGCGGTTGCTGAAGATAATTGTCGTCTCGTCAACTTGGTGTAGCAGTCAAGTTAGTTGTCGTCACTCGGTCTATTTAATTGTCGTTCAATAATCAGGGATGGAATTAAAAGAACTGCTTGGAATCACCGAAAAGGAAGAACACGATACCATGCGGCAGGCGCTAGGACGAATGGCGGAACGAAAAGAAATAAACGCGAAACCCAACCCTAAGAAATTATCTTCCAGGTTGTATTACCTCCCCCATTCGTACTATCTAGAGATGTCACATAATTTAACTCAAACCTATACACAGCAACCATTACAAAAGCGTGACAGCGTTTTGGATGTCACAGATGTGTCTATTGCTACACGAGAAAACTGTGACCCCGTGTCACATAATGGAAACGTAGACCAGGCAGGCATTTCAGGCAAATTATGTGACAACATGGAGAATATGGAGGGGGGGAGTGTCTCTGTCCCGCAAAAAACTCCACTAGCTCCTCAAGGAACCAAGCCTAGATGTGGAGATTTAATTCAATATGTAGGGTCAGGCGAGCTAGATGGTAAAGGAGAAGATTTACTTGTCAAAAGCTTTAGTCCTCTACCAACACTTTTGGGAGAGCTTGACTTTTATTCACCCCACAAATACATAAAATGCCTAAGACCGGATGGAAGTGAAGCCAAGTTTATCAGTGGCAATCCCTATATTCCAATCGAGGATACAATCATAGTCAAGCAGCAGGTAAGAACGTAAAAACCCAATGGAAGCATCACTGCCAGTCGTACCACTAAAGCACCTGAACAATGTAGGGTTAAACAAGGTATTCAAGTTTTTGACGGCGCAAGGCAACTTTCACCTTATCTCTCTGCTTGGTGCTGCCATGTATGCGGGAAATTTCTTCGTCCATGAGACAGAATCAGGAATGCATTTCATGATTCAGATGCCTAGCTCTAAATCAGCACAGGAGATGATAGGGCAAGCAGTAACGCTATTCTTCTGCTTGGAGGAAGCATTTCCTATTTCCAGATTGCTGATTAGTACGACTCAAGACCCATTTATGACAGTACCAGCAGATTACTGGGTGTCGCTTGGTAGCTATCAACTAAAGCCCGATTTGCTTATTGGTGTAGGCAAGGTGGAAGGACATCCAGACTGGTACGCAGTAGTCAAGCTGAATGAAGATGGCAAGTTGGTTAGGTGAGATGCCCTGCTCGATGCCAACAAGCAGCGGATATGGGGACAGCAGGTCATGCGGCTCTAGTTTAGTGCGGCGTTGGGGGTGGGACATCTTTTTTGCGCTCTTCCTCAGCAAATTATCTGCTTAGTAAGTGAAACTTATGCAGCAGAGGCGCAAAGCTTATTTTTATTAATCGTTAAATAGTTATATGTGTGTTGAAAAATACCGCTTGCCTGAAGCCAAAACAGTACGTGGAGGTGAGGATAGGTTTGCTTTAATTTGAACGACTCCTGACGCACTCGGCAACGCAGTCGTAAATTTTACAGGTGCTAACTTTGGCATCACCTTATGAAGTACTACATTGTCTGCACTGAAGCTGACGGAATCGAAGTTTATTGGACTGGTGGACGTGACGGCTATTGGACTAAGAGTTATACCGATGCCTATCGTTATAAATCGAAATCTAGTGTCAGGGAAGTTTTGCAGCGGGAACACCCTTTTGAGATTACTATCCTTTGGGTAGAGGAAGTGACAGCGATGCTAGAGATGCTTCCCGACTAGCTTGATTCTTTTTTGCATCATCTGCGCGAAAATGGTAATCGCTTGTAAATATGCAACTCTTGCTTCCGATTGTGTTTCTGCAATCAGATTCATCAAAGCCGGAGAATAGTCCTCCTGTTCTATCGCTACTTGGGTGTAGACAAGTGCTGCTTCTGCTTTTTGCCGAATCACCTGACCGCATTCCTTAATCAGTTGCCCGTGTTCCAATGCTAATTGGTCGCTACGTTCTTGCAATTTCCTACCCCATTGTTCTACTTCGAGTCCATGCTCTTGTAATTTCAGGGTATGTTGCTCCAGTGCGTGGGTAGAGATTGTAGCTTCGTGCATGACAAATACGATAATGATTTATAGCACGAGAGTACCTAAATCTTGCAACGACTGGCTTCTACCGAAAGTTATAGCACGAATGTTGTATTGGTCACTATTGTGACACTCTTGGAGATTCAAAAGCGATTGTGAAACGGTTAGTACTCTGTGTCTAGGAAACATAACGCTTAATAACTGTTTCCAGAAATTCAATATCGTAGGGTTTTGCAACGAAGTCAATACAACCTGCTAATAAATACTGTCCTTTCTCTTCTTCTGCGACCATAGCAGTCACGGCGACGATTGGTATTTCTGCTGTCCGACAATCTTGCTTGAGATGCTGAGCAACCTCTAAACCATTCATATCAGGTAGCACCATATCCAACAAAATCAAGTCTGGTTGGTGTTGCTGTGCCATAGCGATAGCAGTCCGA from Chroococcidiopsis sp. SAG 2025 harbors:
- a CDS encoding IS5 family transposase, translating into MERKAYPTDVSDDEWTFVAPYLTLMSEEAPQREHSLREVFNGLRWLVRSGASWRMMPHDLPPWAAVYQQTQRWIDAGVFEAIVDDLRTLLRLAAGRKETPTAVILDSRTLQSTPESGGRAGYDGGKRKKGSKVHVAVDTLGHLLGLVVTPANEQDRSQVQELAQQVQEITGETVEIAFVDQGYTGEQAAQEAAVEGIQLEVVKLPEAKKGFVLLPRRWVVERSFAWTGRFRRLTRDYERLAQTLVGFHFVAFAVIMLRRFVDLVRQSA
- a CDS encoding IS701 family transposase; the protein is MKDQVPAAMPQCFENWCRRFDDVFSRQKQRQEFRVYLGGLLGESQRKNLSQLVTNTVDGSYNSLRHFLNNAPWDEVKLNNRRLEVMHQCRQTTPSQGFTLIVDDSGHRKSGAATDGVGRQYIGEIGKTDNGIVLLTTYLYDGVRRLPLDVALYQHASLFEQGKADPNFQKKPDLALDLVDQCLKRGYRPGVTVIDAGYGNNTPFLKQLESRNLTYVAAIAKNRQVTAQTSGDESARKQGLEAIAQTLAVEQFTPVQLNLEQPRTVWVALLPVHVPKLEGTRWLAIQLNASSFEQATEVDYFLTNASDNQVSAAWVAQTYSARNWVEVFYREAKGWLGLSEYQVRDALSMKRHWVLVFIAYTFILWHQLTGGFRRRWATKPLQTFAEALEAFRTAVEFRLVRWLNEHVDVFASHRAKFGYIWA
- a CDS encoding ATP-binding protein; the protein is MSPNNSQITAIETLGFLLKTLKLPHMNNHWQELERQALAGGWSHAQFLLALCESEATQRYQARVQRALKDAHLPPGKAFSNFDFSHCPSLNQPSGTL
- a CDS encoding transglycosylase SLT domain-containing protein — protein: MFGDLLQPVIIAGLDTINSFLGSINIDLETGRAVVERISQWLVSSRDEAAALGQMIGSGVNAALSITADLMRAGEEYLNKYPGVLDLVNVAVKAIGAGFQVWGDAINNVMSLVGELMNMLGQVANKMQEIGLTGWLDQTIQNITGGGSSGGSSLYQAIIGKESGGNYRAVNPDSGALGLGQVMPANVASWTKAALGKSLTPQQFLNDRAAQEKTIEYKL
- a CDS encoding response regulator, whose product is MVSRVDNSQRGLILAVEDGADNLELIIQVLELIGFPFITANDGRTAIAMAQQHQPDLILLDMVLPDMNGLEVAQHLKQDCRTAEIPIVAVTAMVAEEEKGQYLLAGCIDFVAKPYDIEFLETVIKRYVS